A part of Maridesulfovibrio hydrothermalis AM13 = DSM 14728 genomic DNA contains:
- a CDS encoding bifunctional diguanylate cyclase/phosphodiesterase has protein sequence MPLDKILSSLRIRTRLIYTFSLLTVFSLILCGSTIYPLVRSAVQENIEKELTNTTRAMVNMVQAAVDVSVRNHLRAVAEKNLEIITTLYNQYKSGEISEETAKDTAKKLLLGQKIGNTGYIYCLNSAGEIVVHPKNSLIGTDVTNFEFVRKQLENKTGYIEYDWANPGENEIQPKALFMSYFEPWDWIISASSYRNEFDSLVKAEDFRERISAISLGKTGYVFILGPGGETVVHPWVTEPVDNYSDILGQRFLKDIYNKKTGKITYQWKDKDSNKSREKIAVFQDLPEMNWVVAASMYTDEVYEPLDSIIYFVLFSIIVALLLSIPLSAYISNSITIPVDRLVNNFAQVAMGHLETRSKNQSPDEIGILSRRFNEFMDELQGIKCNLNTEVAIRQKSEYQRRLFEEVFNNALEGITITDLNGVIINANPAFTTITGYDVKEVIGKNPSVLKSEKHSKEFYKNMWKDIREKGHWVGEIWNRRKNGESYPELLSISAIHGASGETTHYVAVFHDITEMKSKEEQLKYQAHHDALTGLPNRILLHDRISMAISRAKRMEKKLALFYIDLDNFKTINDSLGHALGDKLLQKATARISRILRSQDTLARLGGDEFVIMVEDISDEFHLIAQAERLLTAFSSPFELDGHELHVTTSIGITLFPDDGEDSGTLIKNADMAMYQAKAEGRNDYHMFRQEMHDRVERRLKIETALRQAVTRDEFVVFYQPKVDIKSGRIYGLEALIRWMRPGNEIVSPAEFIPLAEETGLIIDIGRYVIETACINRKTINDETGQDLIISINVSGRQLKEPELLKDIKDIVATSGCIPEKMELEITESMLMEDVEATVATLDEIAALGFALSIDDFGTGYSSLAYLKKFPINTLKIDRSFIMDITDDKEDARIVQTIIDMSKNLGLEVVAEGVETIEQSQMLKKAGCTKIQGYLYAKPMPLDELIPFLKNWK, from the coding sequence ATGCCGTTAGACAAAATTTTATCATCATTACGAATCAGAACCCGCCTGATTTATACATTTTCACTGCTGACTGTTTTTTCGCTTATTTTATGCGGATCTACAATCTACCCTCTAGTACGCAGCGCGGTTCAAGAAAATATTGAAAAAGAACTGACCAATACCACTCGCGCTATGGTCAATATGGTGCAGGCCGCAGTTGACGTTTCTGTGCGTAATCACCTTCGCGCCGTTGCTGAGAAAAATCTGGAAATAATCACAACTCTCTACAACCAGTATAAATCTGGTGAGATAAGTGAAGAAACGGCTAAAGACACAGCCAAAAAACTTTTACTGGGGCAAAAGATAGGCAATACAGGGTACATCTATTGTTTAAACAGTGCCGGTGAAATTGTTGTGCACCCAAAAAACAGTTTAATCGGAACTGATGTTACAAACTTTGAATTTGTCCGTAAACAGCTTGAAAATAAAACTGGATATATCGAATACGACTGGGCCAATCCCGGTGAAAACGAAATACAGCCCAAAGCCCTTTTCATGTCCTATTTTGAACCCTGGGATTGGATTATTTCAGCGTCATCTTATCGTAATGAATTTGATTCACTGGTTAAAGCTGAAGACTTCAGGGAAAGAATTTCAGCAATATCACTGGGTAAGACCGGCTATGTTTTTATTCTCGGCCCCGGCGGCGAAACGGTAGTTCACCCCTGGGTGACTGAACCGGTGGATAATTATTCAGATATCCTCGGGCAGCGTTTTCTTAAGGATATATACAATAAAAAAACAGGTAAAATTACTTATCAATGGAAAGATAAAGACAGCAATAAAAGCCGCGAAAAAATTGCTGTTTTTCAAGACCTTCCTGAAATGAACTGGGTCGTTGCTGCTTCCATGTATACTGATGAAGTATACGAACCTCTGGACAGCATTATATATTTTGTACTTTTTTCTATCATTGTCGCCCTGCTGCTTTCAATCCCGCTTAGCGCGTACATAAGCAACAGCATTACCATTCCGGTCGACCGCCTAGTAAATAACTTTGCACAAGTTGCTATGGGACACCTTGAAACTCGTTCCAAAAATCAATCCCCTGATGAAATAGGAATCTTATCACGCCGCTTCAACGAATTTATGGATGAGTTGCAAGGTATAAAATGCAACCTCAATACAGAAGTAGCAATCCGGCAAAAGTCAGAATATCAGCGCCGTCTCTTTGAAGAGGTTTTCAATAACGCTCTTGAAGGAATCACAATCACAGATCTTAACGGGGTCATCATTAATGCCAATCCGGCTTTCACAACCATCACCGGATATGATGTTAAAGAAGTTATCGGCAAGAACCCCAGTGTGCTCAAATCAGAAAAGCACAGCAAAGAATTCTACAAGAATATGTGGAAAGATATTCGCGAAAAAGGACACTGGGTTGGAGAAATATGGAACCGCCGTAAAAACGGCGAGTCATACCCGGAGCTTTTAAGCATCAGTGCAATTCACGGAGCTTCCGGGGAAACGACTCATTATGTCGCAGTTTTTCATGACATTACCGAGATGAAAAGCAAGGAAGAGCAACTTAAATATCAGGCTCATCACGATGCTCTGACCGGACTGCCTAACCGCATCCTGCTCCATGACCGTATTTCCATGGCGATATCCCGTGCCAAACGCATGGAGAAGAAACTGGCTCTGTTCTATATCGACTTGGATAATTTCAAAACGATCAATGACTCTCTGGGCCATGCACTGGGCGACAAACTTCTGCAAAAAGCCACCGCCCGCATATCCAGAATCTTACGCAGTCAAGACACCCTCGCAAGGCTGGGCGGGGATGAATTCGTAATCATGGTGGAGGATATTAGCGATGAATTCCATCTGATCGCTCAAGCTGAAAGACTTCTTACCGCATTTTCATCACCGTTCGAACTTGACGGACATGAGCTTCATGTCACCACCAGCATAGGCATAACCCTGTTTCCTGACGATGGCGAAGACTCCGGAACTCTGATCAAAAATGCAGACATGGCCATGTATCAAGCCAAAGCGGAAGGACGCAACGACTATCACATGTTCAGGCAGGAAATGCATGACCGCGTGGAACGCAGGCTGAAAATTGAAACCGCACTGCGTCAGGCGGTTACAAGAGATGAATTCGTTGTCTTTTATCAGCCAAAAGTTGATATAAAATCAGGCAGAATATACGGACTGGAAGCTCTGATCCGCTGGATGCGCCCCGGCAATGAAATAGTTTCGCCAGCAGAATTTATCCCGCTGGCAGAAGAAACCGGACTGATTATAGACATCGGCCGGTACGTCATTGAAACAGCGTGCATAAACCGCAAAACCATCAATGATGAAACAGGACAAGACCTTATCATCTCCATAAATGTATCCGGCCGTCAGCTAAAAGAACCGGAACTGCTGAAAGACATTAAGGACATTGTAGCAACTTCCGGCTGCATCCCTGAAAAGATGGAGCTTGAAATAACTGAATCCATGCTCATGGAGGATGTAGAGGCAACTGTTGCCACCTTAGACGAAATAGCTGCACTTGGCTTTGCCTTGTCCATTGATGATTTCGGTACGGGTTACTCCTCTCTGGCTTATTTAAAGAAATTTCCCATCAACACTCTTAAAATTGACCGCTCATTCATAATGGATATTACTGACGACAAAGAAGATGCACGAATAGTGCAGACCATCATCGATATGAGCAAAAACTTAGGGCTGGAAGTTGTGGCGGAAGGAGTAGAAACAATAGAGCAGTCCCAGATGCTTAAAAAAGCCGGATGTACAAAAATTCAAGGTTACCTGTATGCCAAACCTATGCCGTTAGATGAACTGATTCCATTTCTTAAAAACTGGAAATAA
- the hydF gene encoding [FeFe] hydrogenase H-cluster maturation GTPase HydF: MSNKAPRGIRLVITLVGRRNVGKSSLINAITGQAVAIVSNQPGTTTDPVAKHYELLPLGPVTFYDTAGLDDIGEVGELRVKAAQKILLRTDLALVVVGEDGITDYEKEIITRLRDLEIPFLVVFNKNDLCEPAAVDVDYCQDNKISYRKVSTLEQSCIGGLKDSIIELAPEEMKADPLLAGDLFEAGEWVVCVVPIDLSAPKGRLILPQVQVLRDILDNNGVGVTIKEHEIRKTLANLKSDPALVITDSQVVKKVAAEVDDRIPLTTFSTLFARYKGDLPRLFSGAQMIDSLEDGDAILIGEACSHHVEEDDIGRVKIPAWLKKYTGKDLEFEVFAGHDFPEDLERFKLVIHCGGCMLNRSEMVRRIKECNRRGVPITNYGVAISKVQGVLDRVIRPFNL; encoded by the coding sequence ATGTCAAATAAAGCTCCACGCGGAATACGCCTTGTAATTACTCTTGTCGGAAGACGTAATGTCGGAAAATCTTCACTCATTAATGCCATTACCGGACAGGCTGTTGCTATTGTATCCAACCAGCCCGGAACAACTACTGATCCTGTTGCCAAGCATTATGAATTGCTGCCTCTTGGTCCGGTCACTTTTTATGATACCGCCGGACTTGATGACATCGGTGAAGTCGGAGAGCTGCGGGTTAAGGCTGCGCAGAAGATTCTGCTGCGGACCGACTTAGCTCTTGTGGTGGTTGGCGAGGACGGAATCACTGATTATGAAAAAGAGATAATCACCAGACTCCGTGATCTTGAGATTCCTTTTCTGGTTGTGTTTAATAAGAATGATTTGTGCGAGCCTGCGGCAGTTGATGTGGACTACTGTCAGGATAATAAAATCAGTTACCGGAAAGTGAGTACCTTGGAGCAGAGCTGTATCGGTGGGCTTAAGGATTCTATTATTGAACTGGCTCCGGAAGAAATGAAAGCTGATCCTCTTTTGGCCGGCGACCTTTTTGAAGCTGGCGAGTGGGTTGTCTGTGTCGTACCTATTGATTTATCCGCTCCCAAAGGAAGGCTAATTCTGCCACAGGTGCAGGTCTTACGTGATATTTTAGACAATAATGGTGTCGGGGTGACTATTAAGGAACATGAGATCAGAAAGACTTTGGCGAACCTTAAAAGCGATCCTGCATTGGTTATCACTGATTCTCAGGTTGTCAAAAAAGTCGCAGCTGAAGTTGACGACCGTATACCCCTGACTACTTTTTCAACTCTTTTTGCCCGTTACAAAGGGGATCTGCCGAGACTTTTCAGCGGAGCGCAGATGATAGATTCACTTGAAGATGGTGACGCGATTCTTATCGGTGAAGCTTGTTCTCATCACGTTGAAGAGGATGATATCGGGCGGGTCAAGATTCCGGCATGGCTCAAGAAATATACAGGAAAGGATTTAGAGTTTGAAGTTTTTGCAGGGCATGATTTTCCAGAAGATCTTGAACGGTTCAAGCTTGTGATCCACTGCGGTGGTTGCATGCTGAATCGCAGTGAGATGGTCCGGCGTATAAAGGAATGCAACCGCAGGGGAGTTCCTATAACCAATTACGGCGTTGCCATATCAAAAGTTCAGGGAGTTCTGGATAGGGTTATAAGGCCTTTTAATCTATAA